From Topomyia yanbarensis strain Yona2022 chromosome 1, ASM3024719v1, whole genome shotgun sequence, one genomic window encodes:
- the LOC131680318 gene encoding peptidoglycan-recognition protein SC2-like, protein MKVAAVLVIALTSLVAVSQQCPRIINRAGWGARAANTAVLPNRPAPWVVMHHTAGAHCTTDAACAQQMRNIQNFHMNTNGWADIGYNWCIGENGAAYEGRGWGRQGAHAPGYNDRSMGLCVMGTFTNAIPNAAARNAAQSLIACGVSQGHIASNYWLIGHRQATATACPGNAFFNEIRNWPRFNPNV, encoded by the coding sequence ATGAAAGTCGCTGCCGTGCTCGTTATTGCCCTGACCTCGCTGGTCGCTGTTTCCCAGCAGTGCCCCCGCATCATCAACCGTGCCGGATGGGGAGCCCGTGCTGCCAACACTGCTGTCCTGCCGAACCGTCCAGCCCCATGGGTTGTGATGCATCATACCGCCGGTGCCCACTGTACCACGGATGCCGCCTGTGCCCAGCAGATGCGTAACATTCAGAACTTCCACATGAACACCAATGGATGGGCCGATATCGGGTACAACTGGTGCATTGGTGAGAACGGTGCTGCCTACGAGGGTCGCGGTTGGGGACGTCAGGGTGCCCACGCCCCCGGATACAACGATCGTTCGATGGGTCTGTGCGTCATGGGAACGTTTACCAATGCTATCCCGAATGCCGCAGCTCGAAATGCCGCTCAGTCGCTGATCGCTTGCGGTGTATCGCAGGGACACATTGCCAGCAATTATTGGCTGATTGGACATCGACAGGCAACGGCCACTGCTTGTCCGGGAAATGCTTTCTTCAATGAGATCCGTAACTGGCCGCGTTTCAATCCTAATGTTTAA